The following proteins are encoded in a genomic region of Arachis stenosperma cultivar V10309 chromosome 4, arast.V10309.gnm1.PFL2, whole genome shotgun sequence:
- the LOC130974217 gene encoding copper-transporting ATPase RAN1-like has protein sequence MAPSRSRDVQLTSIAGTADDDAGDLEEVRLLDSYDSRDGIDDGGMRRIQVRVTGMTCAACSTSVESALCAVDGVITASVALLQNKADVVFNPALVKDEDIKNAIEDAGFEAEILPEPSTTGKMPHGTLVGQFIIGGMTCAACVNSMEGILRDLPGVKRAVVALATSLGEVEYDPSVIGKDDIVNAIEDAGFEGSFVQSSEQDKVVFEVVGVYSLIDTQVLEGVLGSIKGVRQFRFDQISGQLDIVFDPEVLSPRYLVDGIEGRSNGKFKLRVRNPYTRMASKDVEESSTMFRLFVSSLLLSIPLFFMKLVCPHIPMIYSLLLRRCGPFLMGDWLKWGLVSIIQFVIGKRFYIAAARALKNGSTNMDVLVAVGTTASYTYSVCALLYGALTGFRAPVYFETSAMLITFVLLGKYLECLAKGKTSDAIKKLVELAPATALLIIKDKGGRSIEEKEIDSLLVQPGDMLKVVPGTKIPADGIVTWGSSYVNESMVTGEAVPVQKEVNASVIGGTINLHGVLHIQATKVGSDTVLSQIISLVETAQMSKAPIQKFADYVASIFVPTVVSLALLTFFSWYGAGSIGAYPEEWLPENGNHFVFALMFSIAVVVIACPCALGLATPTAVMVATGVGANNGVLIKGGDALERAQMVKYVIFDKTGTLTQGKASVTTAKTFTGMQRGEFLRLVASAEASSEHPLAQAIVEYARHFHFFDDSSASDGTQNGAKELKSGWLFDVSDFIALPGRGVQCLIDGKPILVGNRKLMAESGIDISDEVENFVVELEESARTGVLVAYDDIIIGVLGISDPLKREASVVIEGLQKMGVRPVMVTGDNRRTARAVAKEVGIQDVRAEVMPAGKADVVQSFQKDGSIVAMVGDGINDSPALAAADVGMAIGAGTDIAIEAADYVLMRNNLEDVITAIDLSRKTFSRIRLNYVFAMVYNVVAIPVAAGALYPSLRIKLPPWVAGACMALSSVSVVCSSLLLRRYRRPRLTQILEIVVE, from the exons ATGGCGCCGAGTAGAAGCAGAGATGTGCAGCTGACTTCGATTGCCGGCACCGCAGACGATGATGCCGGCGACTTGGAGGAGGTGCGGCTACTGGACTCCTACGATTCCCGCGACGGAATTGACGACGGCGGAATGAGGCGGATTCAGGTGAGGGTCACCGGGATGACCTGCGCTGCATGCTCCACCTCCGTCGAATCGGCTCTCTGCGCCGTCGACGGTGTAATTACCGCCTCGGTTGCTCTTCTTCAGAACAAAGCCGATGTAGTTTTCAACCCAGCTCTGGTCAAG GATGAAGACATAAAAAATGCAATTGAAGATGCGGGGTTTGAAGCAGAAATATTACCAGAACCCAGCACAACTGGAAAGATGCCACATGGAACACTTGTGGGACAATTCATAATCGGAGGTATGACATGTGCGGCCTGTGTAAATTCCATGGAAGGCATTTTGAGAGATCTTCCAGGGGTCAAGAGGGCTGTAGTGGCTTTGGCTACTTCGTTAGGCGAAGTTGAATATGATCCGAGTGTAATAGGTAAAGATGATATAGTCAATGCAATTGAAGATGCTGGTTTTGAAGGTTCATTTGTTCAGAGCAGTGAACAGGATAAAGTAGTTTTTGAGGTGGTTGGTGTGTATAGTCTGATTGACACTCAAGTTTTAGAAGGTGTGCTTGGCAGCATCAAAGGAGTAAGGCAGTTTCGTTTTGATCAGATATCAGGTCAATTGGATATTGTCTTTGATCCTGAAGTTCTCAGTCCTAGATACTTAGTTGATGGGATTGAAGGGAGAAGCAATGGAAAATTTAAATTACGTGTTAGAAACCCTTATACAAGGATGGCTTCTAAAGATGTTGAGGAGAGCTCAACTATGTTTCGGCTCTTCGTCTCTAGTTTGCTTCTTAGT ATTCCTCTCTTCTTCATGAAGCTAGTATGTCCTCATATACCAATGATATATTCTTTATTACTCCGGAGATGCGGGCCTTTCCTTATGGGTGATTGGTTGAAGTGGGGATTGGTGAGTATCATTCAATTTGTCATTGGGAAGCGTTTCTACATTGCTGCTGCCAGAGCTCTTAAAAATGGTTCGACAAACATGGATGTTCTAGTTGCTGTAGGAACTACTGCATCTTATACTTATTCTGTTTGTGCTCTTCTATATGGTGCTCTTACTGGATTTAGGGCTCCAGTATACTTTGAAACAAGTGCCATGCTCATAACATTTGTATTGTTGGGCAAGTATTTGGAATGCCTTGCCAAGGGGAAGACATCAGATGCCATCAAGAAGTTAGTAGAACTTGCTCCTGCAACAGCTTTATTGATTATCAAAGATAAAG GTGGTAGAtctattgaagaaaaggaaattGATTCCTTGCTCGTTCAACCTGGTGACATGCTAAAAGTTGTTCCTGGTACAAAGATTCCTGCCGATGGAATCGTTACTTGGGGATCAAGTTATGTCAATGAAAGCATGGTAACAGGGGAAGCTGTACCTGTTCAGAAGGAGGTGAATGCATCGGTGATTGGTGGTACAATAAATTTGCATGGTGTCCTTCACATTCAAGCTACCAAAGTAGGATCTGATACAGTTTTGAGTCAGATAATTAGTTTAGTTGAGACAGCACAGATGTCCAAAGCTCCAATTCAGAAATTTGCTGATTAT GTTGCAAGTATATTTGTTCCTACAGTTGTTTCTTTGGCATTATTGACATTTTTCTCTTG GTATGGTGCTGGGTCTATTGGAGCTTATCCTGAGGAATGGCTGCCGGAAAATGGAAATCACTTTGTTTTTGCTCTAATGTTCTCAATAGCTGTCGTAGTGATTGCATGTCCCTGTGCGCTTGGCTTGGCAACACCAACAGCTGTCATGGTGGCGACAGGGGTTGGGGCTAACAATGGAGTGCTAATTAAAGGAGGAGATGCTTTGGAAAGAGCTCAGATGGTGAAGTATGTGATATTTGATAAAACAGGAACTCTGACACAAGGAAAAGCTAGTGTTACTACTGCCAAGACATTCACAGGAATGCAACGGGGAGAATTTCTCAGATTGGTGGCTTCTGCTGAG GCTAGCAGTGAACATCCACTGGCACAAGCAATAGTAGAATATGCACGTCATTTTCATTTCTTTGATGACTCTTCTGCTTCTGATGGTACCCAAAATGGTGCCAAGGAGTTGAAATCTGGGTGGCTTTTTGATGTCTCAGATTTCATTGCTCTTCCTGGAAGAGGTGTTCAATGCCTTATAGATGGGAAACCTATTTTG GTTGGTAACAGGAAGCTCATGGCAGAAAGTGGCATAGATATCTCAGATGAAGTGGAAAATTTTGTGGTAGAGCTGGAAGAAAGTGCAAGGACAGGGGTACTAGTAGCATATGATGATATAATAATTGGAGTCTTGGGGATTTCAGATCCACTAAAGAGAGAAGCATCTGTAGTTATAGAAGGGCTCCAGAAAATGGGTGTCAGACCTGTTATGGTTACAGGAGATAACCGGAGAACTGCTCGCGCTGTGGCCAAGGAG GTTGGCATCCAAGATGTTAGGGCAGAGGTTATGCCTGCTGGAAAAGCTGATGTTGTTCAATCATTCCAAAAAGACGGAAGCATAGTAGCAATGGTTGGTGATGGTATCAATGACTCTCCTGCATTAGCTGCTGCTGATGTTGGTATGGCAATAGGGGCTGGAACAGATATTGCAATAGAAGCTGCTGATTACGTGTTGATGCGAAACAACTTGGAAGACGTGATCACTGCCATTGATCTTTCCCGGAAGACCTTCTCCCGTATTCGGTTGAACTATGTATTTGCAATGGTGTATAATGTTGTGGCTATACCAGTTGCTGCTGGGGCTTTGTATCCTTCACTGAGGATCAAGCTGCCACCATGGGTTGCTGGTGCATGCATGGCTCTATCTTCTGTAAGTGTTGTatgttcttctttgcttctcAGAAGATATAGAAGACCCAGACTTACTCAAATACTTGAAATAGTTGTAGAGTAA
- the LOC130974797 gene encoding uncharacterized protein LOC130974797, giving the protein MHLYDGTTDPRHHLSNFKSRMYLADASNATRCKAFPTTLTNSAMKWFDSLPPRSVTSFDDLARKFLTQFSIQKDKVKHAPSLFGVKQEVGESLRDYMKRFNNACLEIQNLSNEAIIMGLVNGLRECPFFQSISKRHLTSLSDVQERAKKYINMEEKTRLREPNWRLGNPHIAREKEKEPKKKEEYNSEKPRWYHNYTPLRVSLVDVYREICHTEKPPPPRRGRSKITKGEVATSTASTISCMGTPENDYYDLKNVIEKLVREGRLDRYLMERSNGHGKRKRDDEEVSRRGQPPQTPERHIHMIA; this is encoded by the coding sequence ATGCATCTATATGACGGGACCACTGACCCGAGACACCAtctaagcaacttcaaaagtcggatgtacttAGCTGACGCCTCTAATGCTACTCGCTGCAAGGCCTTCCCGACAACCTTGACAAATTCGGCCATGAAATGGTTTGACAGCCTGCCACCTAGGTCAGTTACCAGTTTCGACGATCTTGCACGAAAATTCCTTACACAATTTTcaattcaaaaggacaaggtcAAGCACGCGCCCAGTCTATTCggagtaaaacaggaggtcggcgAGTCCCTCAGAGACTACATGAAGAGATTCAACAACGCATGTTTAGAAATCCAGAACTTATCCAATGAGGCAATAATAATGGGACTAGTTAATGGCCTCCGAGAATGCCCCTTTTTCCAGTCTATTTCAAAGAGGCACCTAACATCCTTGAGTGACGTACAAGAACGAGCtaaaaagtacatcaatatggaagAAAAAACCAGGCTGCGAGAACCGAACTGGCGACTAGGGAACCCTCACATAGCacgagaaaaagaaaaagagcctaagaagaaagaagaatacaacTCGGAGAAACCTAGGTGGTATCACAATTACACCCCGCTACGAGTTTCTCTCGTGGATGTCTATAGGGAAATCTGTCACACCGAGAAGCCCCCTCCCCCCCGGCGCGGCCGATCAAAAATAACAAAGGGGGAAGTCGCAACGAGTACTGCAAGTACCATAAGCTGTATGGGCACTCCAGAAAATGACTATTACGACttaaaaaatgtgatagaaaaacTGGTCAGGGAAGGTCGGTTagatagatatctcatggaaagatcgaaCGGTCATGGAAAGAGGAAGAGAGATGATGAAGAAGTCAGCCGAAGAGGTCAGCCCCCACAAACTCCAGAGCGACATATTCACATGATAGCATGA